A region of Arabidopsis thaliana chromosome 5, partial sequence DNA encodes the following proteins:
- a CDS encoding Ribonuclease P protein subunit P38-like protein, whose product MSIRDEKQCEMRNEMMLFGLLIRRIFDEESGKLLQRLEDANCEITELKKVRNDDAKANEKVVSIIASQKQNWLRERYGLRLQIEALMKELRNIEKRKRHSLLELQERLKEKEGLLESKDKAIEEEKRKCELLEERLVKAEKEVQDLRETQERDVQEHSSELWRQKKTFLELASSQRQLEAELSRANKQIEAKGHELEDLSLEINKMRKDLEQKDRILAVMMKKSKLDMTEKQMTLLKEAKKKQDEEEAKKWKMNPKSRKHERRSLRSMFAFEATSKPKTNSVGSITHIEHLDWNKDPDVVPYSIGDLSELGVDGNAKKRENLVFGEEELCIRVIGNKQEIEIGDFTEHMKLKDEKVETLCLHLMNSELESKRLRSCIEGLSQEMLQLRHDNTQLEGMVNRRGEESVSLKNQDFKTQPKSLVPHKNNMSCRRKNTKTEARGEQEREFDSRDVSQVNATEKGRESYSPDELRHLTLKAAQSDAEEGSENERLLPENECTKREKANSKESKSLISSTSNPPWRMDLHALGVSYKIKRLKQQLMMLERYIGKPESQETEKNSSDTGKRALLLLITLLNKQVTRYQSLQEKIDDLCKRMHVNDPQKISGKNRANGEAKTSLEHFLDETFQLQRYIVATGQKLMEIQSKIASGFVEFLVDLITTESSSSSSSFDPERFAENIKSLFQEVQRGLEVRISRCIGDLEGTLAREGMIHLKRRADMELRV is encoded by the exons ATGTCCATAAGAGATGAGAAACAGTGTGAGATGAGAAACGAAATGATGCTATTTGGTTTACTGATTAGGAGAATCTTTGATGAGGAGAGTGGTAAGCTTCTTCAGAGGCTTGAGGATGCCAATTGTGAAATTACAGAGTTGAAGAAAGTGAGAAATGATGATGCAAAAGCTAACGAGAAGGTAGTTAGCATAATCGCGTCTCAGAAACAGAATTGGTTAAGGGAGAGGTATGGATTAAGGCTGCAGATTGAAGCTCTGATGAAGGAACTAAGGAAtatagagaagaggaagagacatAGCTTACTGGAATTGCAAGAAAGATTAAAGGAAAAGGAAGGTTTATTGGAATCTAAAGATAAGgcaatagaagaagagaagcgtAAATGCGAATTGTTAGAGGAAAGGCTAGTGAAAGCAGAAAAGGAAGTTCAAGATTTAAGGGAAACACAAGAGAGAGATGTGCAAGAACATTCTTCTGAGCTGTGGAGGCAAAAGAAGACATTCCTTGAGCTTGCTTCTAGCCAGAGACAACTTGAAGCTGAACTGAGTCGTGCAAATAAGCAAATTGAGGCTAAAGGACATGAACTTGAAGACTTGTCATTAGAAATCAATAAGATGCGGAAAGATTTGGAACAGAAAGATCGAATCTTGGCTGTGAtgatgaaaaagtcaaaactggACATGACGGAGAAGCAGATGACATTGCTTAAGGAGGCAAAGAAAAAgcaagatgaagaagaagcaaagaaatggaaaatgaATCCAAAGTCAAGAAAACACGAGAGACGGTCACTAAGAAGCATGTTTGCTTTTGAAGCCACAAGTAAGCCTAAAACCAACAGTGTAGGTTCCATTACTCACATTGAACATCTGGATTGGAATAAAGATCCTGATGTCGTCCCCTACTCTATTGGTGATCTCAGTGAACTAG GAGTCGATGGAAATGCAAAGAAGCGTGAGAATTTGGTTTTTGGGGAGGAAGAACTTTGTATTAGAGTGATAGGGAACAAGCAAGAGATAGAGATAGGGGATTTTACTGAGCATATGAAACTAAAAGATGAAAAGGTTGAAACTCTGTGTTTGCATCTGATGAACTCTGAGTTAGAATCAAAGCGGTTGCGATCTTGTATTGAAGGACTGAGCCAAGAAATGTTACAGTTGAGACATGACAACACACAGTTAGAAGGCATGGTAAATCGAAGAGGGGAGGAGTCGGTTTCCCTGAAGAATCAAGATTTCAAGACTCAGCCAAAAAGCTTGGTTCCCCACAAGAACAATATGAGTTGTAGaagaaagaacacaaaaacagaagCACGAGGAGAGCAAGAAAGAGAATTTGATTCAAGGGATGTTTCTCAGGTAAATGCTACCGAGAAAGGAAGGGAATCATACTCTCCTGATGAATTGAGACATTTGACTTTGAAAGCTGCTCAATCTGATGCTGAAGAAGGATCTGAAAACGAAAGACTCTTACCAGAGAATGAGTgtaccaaaagagaaaaagcgAATAGTAAGGAGAGTAAGAGCCTAATATCAAGCACAAGCAATCCACCTTGGAGAATGGATCTTCATGCTCTTGGAGTTTCATACAAGATCAAAAGGCTGAAACAACAACTGATGATGCTTGAAAGATATATTGGTAAACCGGAGAGCCAAGAGACTGAAAAAAACAGCAGTGATACCGGAAAAAGGGCTTTGTTATTGCTCATTACATTGCTCAACAAACAAGTTACTAGGTATCAATCACTACAAGAGAAGATTGATGATTTGTGCAAAAGAATG CATGTGAATGATCCGCAGAAGATTAGcggaaaaaacagagcaaatggGGAAGCCAAAACATCACTAGAGCATTTCTTAGATGAGACATTTCAGCTGCAAAGATACATAGTGGCAACAGGACAAAAACTGATGGAAATCCAATCCAAGATCGCTTCTGGCTTTGTTGAGTTTCTAGTAGACCTAATCACAACTGAATCCTCCTCTTCTAGTAGCAGCTTTGATCCAGAACGTTTTgcagaaaacatcaaaagtcTGTTTCAGGAAGTGCAAAGAGGTCTTGAGGTTAGGATATCCCGATGCATAGGTGATCTTGAAGGGACATTAGCTCGTGAGGGAATGATACATTTGAAACGACGGGCCGACATGGAGCTACGAGTATGA
- a CDS encoding Ribonuclease P protein subunit P38-like protein gives MPFFLTNSTLYLQRRIFDEESGKLLQRLEDANCEITELKKVRNDDAKANEKVVSIIASQKQNWLRERYGLRLQIEALMKELRNIEKRKRHSLLELQERLKEKEGLLESKDKAIEEEKRKCELLEERLVKAEKEVQDLRETQERDVQEHSSELWRQKKTFLELASSQRQLEAELSRANKQIEAKGHELEDLSLEINKMRKDLEQKDRILAVMMKKSKLDMTEKQMTLLKEAKKKQDEEEAKKWKMNPKSRKHERRSLRSMFAFEATSKPKTNSVGSITHIEHLDWNKDPDVVPYSIGDLSELGVDGNAKKRENLVFGEEELCIRVIGNKQEIEIGDFTEHMKLKDEKVETLCLHLMNSELESKRLRSCIEGLSQEMLQLRHDNTQLEGMVNRRGEESVSLKNQDFKTQPKSLVPHKNNMSCRRKNTKTEARGEQEREFDSRDVSQVNATEKGRESYSPDELRHLTLKAAQSDAEEGSENERLLPENECTKREKANSKESKSLISSTSNPPWRMDLHALGVSYKIKRLKQQLMMLERYIGKPESQETEKNSSDTGKRALLLLITLLNKQVTRYQSLQEKIDDLCKRMHVNDPQKISGKNRANGEAKTSLEHFLDETFQLQRYIVATGQKLMEIQSKIASGFVEFLVDLITTESSSSSSSFDPERFAENIKSLFQEVQRGLEVRISRCIGDLEGTLAREGMIHLKRRADMELRV, from the exons ATGCCTTTCTTCCTCACCAATTCAACACTTTACTTACAGAG GAGAATCTTTGATGAGGAGAGTGGTAAGCTTCTTCAGAGGCTTGAGGATGCCAATTGTGAAATTACAGAGTTGAAGAAAGTGAGAAATGATGATGCAAAAGCTAACGAGAAGGTAGTTAGCATAATCGCGTCTCAGAAACAGAATTGGTTAAGGGAGAGGTATGGATTAAGGCTGCAGATTGAAGCTCTGATGAAGGAACTAAGGAAtatagagaagaggaagagacatAGCTTACTGGAATTGCAAGAAAGATTAAAGGAAAAGGAAGGTTTATTGGAATCTAAAGATAAGgcaatagaagaagagaagcgtAAATGCGAATTGTTAGAGGAAAGGCTAGTGAAAGCAGAAAAGGAAGTTCAAGATTTAAGGGAAACACAAGAGAGAGATGTGCAAGAACATTCTTCTGAGCTGTGGAGGCAAAAGAAGACATTCCTTGAGCTTGCTTCTAGCCAGAGACAACTTGAAGCTGAACTGAGTCGTGCAAATAAGCAAATTGAGGCTAAAGGACATGAACTTGAAGACTTGTCATTAGAAATCAATAAGATGCGGAAAGATTTGGAACAGAAAGATCGAATCTTGGCTGTGAtgatgaaaaagtcaaaactggACATGACGGAGAAGCAGATGACATTGCTTAAGGAGGCAAAGAAAAAgcaagatgaagaagaagcaaagaaatggaaaatgaATCCAAAGTCAAGAAAACACGAGAGACGGTCACTAAGAAGCATGTTTGCTTTTGAAGCCACAAGTAAGCCTAAAACCAACAGTGTAGGTTCCATTACTCACATTGAACATCTGGATTGGAATAAAGATCCTGATGTCGTCCCCTACTCTATTGGTGATCTCAGTGAACTAG GAGTCGATGGAAATGCAAAGAAGCGTGAGAATTTGGTTTTTGGGGAGGAAGAACTTTGTATTAGAGTGATAGGGAACAAGCAAGAGATAGAGATAGGGGATTTTACTGAGCATATGAAACTAAAAGATGAAAAGGTTGAAACTCTGTGTTTGCATCTGATGAACTCTGAGTTAGAATCAAAGCGGTTGCGATCTTGTATTGAAGGACTGAGCCAAGAAATGTTACAGTTGAGACATGACAACACACAGTTAGAAGGCATGGTAAATCGAAGAGGGGAGGAGTCGGTTTCCCTGAAGAATCAAGATTTCAAGACTCAGCCAAAAAGCTTGGTTCCCCACAAGAACAATATGAGTTGTAGaagaaagaacacaaaaacagaagCACGAGGAGAGCAAGAAAGAGAATTTGATTCAAGGGATGTTTCTCAGGTAAATGCTACCGAGAAAGGAAGGGAATCATACTCTCCTGATGAATTGAGACATTTGACTTTGAAAGCTGCTCAATCTGATGCTGAAGAAGGATCTGAAAACGAAAGACTCTTACCAGAGAATGAGTgtaccaaaagagaaaaagcgAATAGTAAGGAGAGTAAGAGCCTAATATCAAGCACAAGCAATCCACCTTGGAGAATGGATCTTCATGCTCTTGGAGTTTCATACAAGATCAAAAGGCTGAAACAACAACTGATGATGCTTGAAAGATATATTGGTAAACCGGAGAGCCAAGAGACTGAAAAAAACAGCAGTGATACCGGAAAAAGGGCTTTGTTATTGCTCATTACATTGCTCAACAAACAAGTTACTAGGTATCAATCACTACAAGAGAAGATTGATGATTTGTGCAAAAGAATG CATGTGAATGATCCGCAGAAGATTAGcggaaaaaacagagcaaatggGGAAGCCAAAACATCACTAGAGCATTTCTTAGATGAGACATTTCAGCTGCAAAGATACATAGTGGCAACAGGACAAAAACTGATGGAAATCCAATCCAAGATCGCTTCTGGCTTTGTTGAGTTTCTAGTAGACCTAATCACAACTGAATCCTCCTCTTCTAGTAGCAGCTTTGATCCAGAACGTTTTgcagaaaacatcaaaagtcTGTTTCAGGAAGTGCAAAGAGGTCTTGAGGTTAGGATATCCCGATGCATAGGTGATCTTGAAGGGACATTAGCTCGTGAGGGAATGATACATTTGAAACGACGGGCCGACATGGAGCTACGAGTATGA
- a CDS encoding calcium-transporting ATPase (calcium-transporting ATPase, putative; FUNCTIONS IN: calcium-transporting ATPase activity, calmodulin binding; INVOLVED IN: cation transport, calcium ion transport, metabolic process, ATP biosynthetic process; LOCATED IN: membrane; EXPRESSED IN: egg cell; CONTAINS InterPro DOMAIN/s: ATPase, P-type, ATPase-associated domain (InterPro:IPR008250), ATPase, P-type, calcium-transporting, PMCA-type (InterPro:IPR006408), ATPase, P-type, H+ transporting proton pump (InterPro:IPR000695), Haloacid dehalogenase-like hydrolase (InterPro:IPR005834), ATPase, P-type cation-transporter, N-terminal (InterPro:IPR004014), ATPase, P-type, K/Mg/Cd/Cu/Zn/Na/Ca/Na/H-transporter (InterPro:IPR001757), ATPase, P-type cation-transporter, C-terminal (InterPro:IPR006068); BEST Arabidopsis thaliana protein match is: autoinhibited Ca2+ -ATPase, isoform 8 (TAIR:AT5G57110.2); Has 35333 Blast hits to 34131 proteins in 2444 species: Archae - 798; Bacteria - 22429; Metazoa - 974; Fungi - 991; Plants - 531; Viruses - 0; Other Eukaryotes - 9610 (source: NCBI BLink).), with amino-acid sequence MVVFNLSMFRFWKRPSPNVGPGDLEIGLGGGYSSSLADDDVVIPHPPVAEDVPSELEAGIDPEAALENIAPHDLEAGHVTTHRWRRVRTLKRASVAFYQVVICQMLRRNRTGTVPDQALVHDDHQETEQSSNEASTSGGFGIGVEELVQLVKERSLEALNRYNGVHGLSNLLKTDLKVGIDRRDDEILLRRNAYGSNTYPCKKGKTFWYFLWRASQFSHLLVIMFAAVFFSLLRIKTKGILDGWYIEACIVLVTVFHIIAIAVAEYKQSCRFIKLTEEKRTVYLEVIRGGRRVRVSIYDIVVGDIVPLKNGCQVPADGVLFVANSLKVAEQEVTASDEIVQKDLQTNPFLLSGSKLIEGIGTMLVTSVGMNTEWGLKMEVSQKTDEEKPFQGYLKWLAISASWFVVLFASVACSIQVGGSSAPSWQGPNNRFISRYFSGVTKKSDGTPMFIYGITTADEAIEFVITSLSFGIATIVVAVPVGLSIAVRLNFAKTTKKMRKDKVLMSVVDVWAGGIRMQDMDDVSQLPTFLKELIIEGIAQNTNGSVVFETGVTEPEVYGSPTEQAILNFGNKLGMKFDDARSASLVRHTIPFNPKKKYGGVALQLGTHAHVHWKGSAKTILSSCEGYMDGANNSRAINEQKRKSFEGTIENMSKEGLRCAALAYQPCELGSLPTITEPRNLVLLAIVGIKDPCRPGTRDAIQLCNSGSVKVCMVTDNDGLTAQAIAIECGILTDASGRNIRTGAQFRELSDLEREQIAGDILVFAQSSPNDNLLLVQALKKRGHIVAATGMGIHDPKTLREADVSLAMGVGGTAAAKENSDFIILDDNFATIVKCIIWSRSLYNNVQKSILFRLTVSVSALAVCVVEVVVYDAFPLNAVQFLLVNLIIDILGALALAYRPRSDHHLMGKPPVGIRDPLITKTMWSKMIIQVFYLVLSLVLINSEKLLKLKHGQTGNAEKMMNTLIFNSFVFYLVFNEFEIQSVDQTFKEVLRENMFLVTITSTIISQIIVIKFAGIFIDLKKWVTTSLLGLLSQVATRYPYPAIQYHRN; translated from the exons ATGGTTGTATTTAATTTGTCAATGTTCAGGTTTTGGAAGAGGCCATCACCCAATGTAGGGCCGGGAGATCTTGAGATTGGTCTCGGCGGCGGTTACTCATCATCCCTCGCCGATGATGATGTTGTAATTCCACACCCTCCGGTAGCTGAAGATGTTCCAAGCGAGTTGGAAGCCGGTATTGACCCTGAAGCTGCACTTGAGAATATTGCACCACACGATTTGGAGGCCGGTCACGTTACTACCCATCGCTGGAGGAGGGTG AGGACGTTGAAGAGAGCATCAGTGGCATTTTATCAAGTGGTAATTTGCCAGATGTTGAGGAGGAACAGAACAGGAACCGTACCTGACCAAGCA CTTGTACATGATGATCaccaagaaacagaacaatcatcaaatg AAGCTTCAACATCCGGAGGGTTTGGGATTGGAGTGGAAGAACTCGTTCAACTAGTCAAAGAACGTAGCCTTGAAGCTTTGAATCGATATAATGGG GTTCATGGGTTATCAAATTTGTTGAAGACTGACTTGAAAGTGGGCATAGATCGTCGCGATGATGAGATACTACTTCGCAGGAACGCATATGGGTCAAACACTTATCCTTGCAAAAAGGGAAAGACTTTCTGG taCTTTCTCTGGAGAGCTAGCCAGTTTTCTCATTTGCTGGTTATCATGTTTGCTGCTGTATTCTTTTCGCTGCTGCGAATTAAAACAAAG GGTATACTTGATGGATGGTATATAGAAGCTTGCATCGTTTTGGTCACTGTTTTTCACATCATTGCGATAG CTGTCGCTGAGTACAAGCAATCTTGTCGGTTTATAAAGTTGACTGAGGAGAAGAGAACCGTATATCTAGAG GTTATCAGAGGTGGCAGAAGAGTCAGGGTTTCTATATATGATATTGTTGTGGGCGATATTGTACCCCTCAAGAACGGTTGTCAG GTACCAGCAGATGGTGTCCTGTTTGTTGCAAACTCATTGAAAGTTGCCGAGCAAGAAGTAACTGCCTCAGACGAAATT GTTCAAAAAGATCTTCAAACAAATCCGTTTCTGTTATCTGGTTCAAAACTGATAGAAGGCATAGGTACAATGCTG GTTACAAGTGTTGGAATGAACACTGAATGGGGGTTGAAGATGGAGGTTTCACAGAAGACTGATGAAGAAAAGCCTTTTCAG GGGTACCTGAAATGGCTTGCGATTTCTGCCAGCTGGTTTGTCGTTTTGTTTGCTTCAGTTGCCTGTAGTATTCAAGTAGGCGG ATCTTCAGCTCCATCCTGGCAAGGACCTAACAACCGTTTTATTTCCAGATACTTTAGTGGTGTGACCAAAAAATCAGATGGAACTCCAATGTTTATCTACGGAATTACCACTGCCGATGAAGCAATAGAATTTGTGATCACATCCCTGAGTTTTGGG ATTGCGACAATAGTAGTGGCAGTGCCTGTAGGACTTTCTATAGCCGTTCGCTTGAA CTTTGCTAAGACAACGAAGAAAATGAGGAAAGACAAAGTTTTG ATGTCGGTGGTTGATGTCTGGGCTGGAGGAATAAGAATGCAAGATATGGACGATGTCTCACAGTTGCCCACGTTTCTTAAAGAACTAATCATAGAAGGCATTGCCCAAAACACAAATGGCAGTGTTGTTTTTGAAACG GGAGTCACTGAACCAGAGGTTTATGGATCACCAACAGAACAAGCCATTCTTAACTTTGGGAATAAG TTGGGAATGAAATTTGATGATGCCAGGTCAGCATCATTAGTCCGTCATACTATACCATTCAACCCGAAAAAGAAATATGGAGGCGTGGCACTACAG CTTGGTACACACGCTCACGTTCATTGGAAAGGATCTGCAAAAACTATTCTGAGTTCATGCGAAGGGTATATGGATGGGGCCAACAACTCCAGAGCTATTAATGAACAGAAACGAAAG TCTTTTGAAGGAACAATAGAAAATATGAGTAAGGAGGGACTGCGTTGTGCAGCACTTGCTTATCAACCCTGTGAACTGGGAAGTCTTCCAACCATTACGGAACCTCGAAACCTTGTTTTGTTGGCTATTGTTGGTATAAAG GATCCTTGCCGGCCAGGAACAAGGGATGCGATCCAACTGTGCAATTCCGGAAGTGTTAAG GTTTGCATGGTGACGGACAATGATGGTTTGACTGCACAGGCAATAGCAATTGAATGTGGGATACTAACGGATGCATCTGGCCGTAATATAAGGACAGGAGCCCAATTTCGTGAACTTTCCGATCTAGAAAGAGAGCAGATTGCCGGAGACATCTTA GTTTTTGCTCAATCTTCTCCCAACGACAACCTTCTGCTTGTCCAAGCACTGAAGAAAAGAGGCCATATAGTTGCAGCCACTGGAATGGGAATACATGATCCAAAAACACTACGCGAG GCTGATGTTAGCCTTGCAATGGGAGTTGGAGGGACCGCAGCAGCAAAAGAGAATTCCGATTTCATTATACTAGATGATAATTTTGCTACGATTGTCAAG TGTATCATATGGTCTCGATCTCTGTACAACAATGTCCAGAAATCTATCCTATTCCGCCTCACTGTCAGTGTATCAGCATTGGCTGTCTGTGTGGTTGAGGTTGTAGTTTATGATGCATTTCCCCTTAACGCCGTGCAG TTTCTGTTGGTTAATCTAATTATCGACATCTTAGGAGCATTAGCTTTGGCATACAGACCAAGATCTGATCACCACCTAATGGGAAAGCCACCGGTTGGTATAAG agATCCTCTTATAACCAAGACGATGTGGTCCAAGATGATAATTCAG GTATTTTACCTAGTGCTCTCGCTGGTACTCATAAATTCTGAGAAGCTACTGAAGCTGAAGCATGGTCAGACGGGCAATGCCGAAAAAATGATGAACACATTGATATTCAATTCCTTTGTCTTCTACCTG GTTTTTAATGAGTTTGAAATCCAAAGTGTAGACCAAACCTTCAAAGAAGTCCTTAGAGAGAATATGTTTCTCGTTACAATAACCTCAACTATCATATCTCAG ATAATCGTGATCAAGTTCGCAGGCATTTTCATTGACTTGAAAAAATGGGTGACGACAAGTCTTTTGGGGTTACTCAG CCAAGTCGCCACTCGCTACCCTTACCCAGCCATCCAATATCATCGTAACTGA
- a CDS encoding calcium-transporting ATPase translates to MVVFNLSMFRFWKRPSPNVGPGDLEIGLGGGYSSSLADDDVVIPHPPVAEDVPSELEAGIDPEAALENIAPHDLEAGHVTTHRWRRVRTLKRASVAFYQVVICQMLRRNRTGTVPDQALVHDDHQETEQSSNEASTSGGFGIGVEELVQLVKERSLEALNRYNGVHGLSNLLKTDLKVGIDRRDDEILLRRNAYGSNTYPCKKGKTFWYFLWRASQFSHLLVIMFAAVFFSLLRIKTKGILDGWYIEACIVLVTVFHIIAIAVAEYKQSCRFIKLTEEKRTVYLEVIRGGRRVRVSIYDIVVGDIVPLKNGCQVPADGVLFVANSLKVAEQEVTASDEIVQKDLQTNPFLLSGSKLIEGIGTMLVTSVGMNTEWGLKMEVSQKTDEEKPFQGYLKWLAISASWFVVLFASVACSIQVGGYFSGVTKKSDGTPMFIYGITTADEAIEFVITSLSFGIATIVVAVPVGLSIAVRLNFAKTTKKMRKDKVLVQSPSAFERMGSVTTILCHQTGIVTLNQMSVVDVWAGGIRMQDMDDVSQLPTFLKELIIEGIAQNTNGSVVFETGVTEPEVYGSPTEQAILNFGNKLGMKFDDARSASLVRHTIPFNPKKKYGGVALQLGTHAHVHWKGSAKTILSSCEGYMDGANNSRAINEQKRKSFEGTIENMSKEGLRCAALAYQPCELGSLPTITEPRNLVLLAIVGIKDPCRPGTRDAIQLCNSGSVKVCMVTDNDGLTAQAIAIECGILTDASGRNIRTGAQFRELSDLEREQIAGDILV, encoded by the exons ATGGTTGTATTTAATTTGTCAATGTTCAGGTTTTGGAAGAGGCCATCACCCAATGTAGGGCCGGGAGATCTTGAGATTGGTCTCGGCGGCGGTTACTCATCATCCCTCGCCGATGATGATGTTGTAATTCCACACCCTCCGGTAGCTGAAGATGTTCCAAGCGAGTTGGAAGCCGGTATTGACCCTGAAGCTGCACTTGAGAATATTGCACCACACGATTTGGAGGCCGGTCACGTTACTACCCATCGCTGGAGGAGGGTG AGGACGTTGAAGAGAGCATCAGTGGCATTTTATCAAGTGGTAATTTGCCAGATGTTGAGGAGGAACAGAACAGGAACCGTACCTGACCAAGCA CTTGTACATGATGATCaccaagaaacagaacaatcatcaaatg AAGCTTCAACATCCGGAGGGTTTGGGATTGGAGTGGAAGAACTCGTTCAACTAGTCAAAGAACGTAGCCTTGAAGCTTTGAATCGATATAATGGG GTTCATGGGTTATCAAATTTGTTGAAGACTGACTTGAAAGTGGGCATAGATCGTCGCGATGATGAGATACTACTTCGCAGGAACGCATATGGGTCAAACACTTATCCTTGCAAAAAGGGAAAGACTTTCTGG taCTTTCTCTGGAGAGCTAGCCAGTTTTCTCATTTGCTGGTTATCATGTTTGCTGCTGTATTCTTTTCGCTGCTGCGAATTAAAACAAAG GGTATACTTGATGGATGGTATATAGAAGCTTGCATCGTTTTGGTCACTGTTTTTCACATCATTGCGATAG CTGTCGCTGAGTACAAGCAATCTTGTCGGTTTATAAAGTTGACTGAGGAGAAGAGAACCGTATATCTAGAG GTTATCAGAGGTGGCAGAAGAGTCAGGGTTTCTATATATGATATTGTTGTGGGCGATATTGTACCCCTCAAGAACGGTTGTCAG GTACCAGCAGATGGTGTCCTGTTTGTTGCAAACTCATTGAAAGTTGCCGAGCAAGAAGTAACTGCCTCAGACGAAATT GTTCAAAAAGATCTTCAAACAAATCCGTTTCTGTTATCTGGTTCAAAACTGATAGAAGGCATAGGTACAATGCTG GTTACAAGTGTTGGAATGAACACTGAATGGGGGTTGAAGATGGAGGTTTCACAGAAGACTGATGAAGAAAAGCCTTTTCAG GGGTACCTGAAATGGCTTGCGATTTCTGCCAGCTGGTTTGTCGTTTTGTTTGCTTCAGTTGCCTGTAGTATTCAAGTAGGCGG ATACTTTAGTGGTGTGACCAAAAAATCAGATGGAACTCCAATGTTTATCTACGGAATTACCACTGCCGATGAAGCAATAGAATTTGTGATCACATCCCTGAGTTTTGGG ATTGCGACAATAGTAGTGGCAGTGCCTGTAGGACTTTCTATAGCCGTTCGCTTGAA CTTTGCTAAGACAACGAAGAAAATGAGGAAAGACAAAGTTTTG GTGCAATCACCCTCTGCATTTGAAAGAATGGGATCTGTTACAACTATATTGTGTCATCAAACTGGAATTGTAACTTTGAATCAG ATGTCGGTGGTTGATGTCTGGGCTGGAGGAATAAGAATGCAAGATATGGACGATGTCTCACAGTTGCCCACGTTTCTTAAAGAACTAATCATAGAAGGCATTGCCCAAAACACAAATGGCAGTGTTGTTTTTGAAACG GGAGTCACTGAACCAGAGGTTTATGGATCACCAACAGAACAAGCCATTCTTAACTTTGGGAATAAG TTGGGAATGAAATTTGATGATGCCAGGTCAGCATCATTAGTCCGTCATACTATACCATTCAACCCGAAAAAGAAATATGGAGGCGTGGCACTACAG CTTGGTACACACGCTCACGTTCATTGGAAAGGATCTGCAAAAACTATTCTGAGTTCATGCGAAGGGTATATGGATGGGGCCAACAACTCCAGAGCTATTAATGAACAGAAACGAAAG TCTTTTGAAGGAACAATAGAAAATATGAGTAAGGAGGGACTGCGTTGTGCAGCACTTGCTTATCAACCCTGTGAACTGGGAAGTCTTCCAACCATTACGGAACCTCGAAACCTTGTTTTGTTGGCTATTGTTGGTATAAAG GATCCTTGCCGGCCAGGAACAAGGGATGCGATCCAACTGTGCAATTCCGGAAGTGTTAAG GTTTGCATGGTGACGGACAATGATGGTTTGACTGCACAGGCAATAGCAATTGAATGTGGGATACTAACGGATGCATCTGGCCGTAATATAAGGACAGGAGCCCAATTTCGTGAACTTTCCGATCTAGAAAGAGAGCAGATTGCCGGAGACATCTTAGTATGA